The Saprospiraceae bacterium genomic interval ATTGGCGGTGAGACCCTCGAACTGTCGCACACTGACCGTGGGATAATCTTTAAAAATTTCTTCCAGCCATAAAATTCTTTTTTCAGCAGAAAATAAAACTTTCTTTTGCGAATTGATCCCAACAGCAATATAAATATGGTCAAACAGATGAACTGCTCTCATGACCACATCAGTATGCCCTCGGGTAATGGGATCAAATGAGCCGGGAAAAACTGCTATTCTTTTCATGATCTTGTGGCAAAGATACTTCACAATTATCTGTCTCAATTATATGCCAATTATCTATATCGGCTTAATTTTGAGCTTAAAGAAAATACATGCAATACGATATTATTGTTATTGGAGCTGGACCGGGAGGCTATGTAGCAGCAATCAGAGCCGCTCAACTCGGAAAAAAAGTAGCCATTATTGAACGCGAATCACTCGGAGGGATATGCCTGAACTGGGGCTGCATTCCAACCAAAGCCTTGTTGAAAAGTGCTCAGGTATTTGAATACCTTCTACATGCTGGTGATTATGGAATAGAAACTAAAAATACGAAAGCAAATTTCACATCGATCATTAGCCGCAGCAGGTCAGTTGCAGATGGCATGAGCAAAGGTGTACAGTTCCTGATGAAAAAAAATAAAATTCAGGTTATCAATGGTACGGCGCAACTGGCTAAAAACAAATCCGTAGTGGTGACTACCGCAGACGGTAAAAAAGAAGAATTCAAAGCAGACCACATCATTCTCGCCACAGGCGGAAGGGCAAAACAACTCGATAATATTCCCATAGACGGCAAACAAATTATCGATTATAGAAAAGCCATGACGCTCGAAATTTTACCTGCAAAGATGCTCATAGTTGGAGCAGGAGCCATTGGCGTTGAGTTTGCATATTTTTACAATGCTCTGGGAACGGAAGTCCACATTGTTGAATTTTTAGAGCAGGGATTGGTGCCTCGAGAAGATGCAGATATTTCAAAGGAACTCACAAAAATATTTAAGAAAAAAGGCATCAACACTTATGCCAATACAAGCGTCGAATCCGTTCAAAAAGGCAAAACCGGTTTGCAAGTTCAATTAAAAAGCAGAGCCGATGGTAAGCTGACGCAAATAGAATGTGATGTCGTTCTGTCTGCAACCGGAATCACCCCGAATACCGAAAATTTAGGACTGGAGGGATTGGGTATTAAAACAGATAGAGGATTTATCTTGGTCGATAAAGATTGCAAGACAAACGTTCCCGGAATTTACGCAATTGGCGATATCATTCCGGGTCCGGCTTTAGCACACGTGGCCAGTGCTGAAGGAATCCATTGTGTGGAAAGAATTTGTGGTTTACATTCCGAACCCATCGACTACAACAACATACCGGGGTGTACCTATTGCAGCCCTGAAATTGCTTCAGTAGGTTATACAGAAGCCGCGGCTAAAGCTGCAGGCTACGAATTGCTGATCGGTAAATTTCCTTTTTCCGCTTCAGGAAAAGCCAGTGCAGCGGGTGCTAAAGAAGGATTTGTAAAAGTGATATTCGACAAAAAGTACGGAGAGTTGCTTGGCGCTCATTTCATAGGAATGAATGTAACTGAAATGATCGCTGAAATTGTCCTCGCCAGAAAACTGGAAACAACCGGGCATGAAATTCTAAAAAGCATTCATCCACATCCTACCATGTCTGAAGCCGTTATGGAAGCCACAGCTGCAGCATATGGGGAAGTAATCCATTTATAGGGCTTCAGTAGGGTAACTTTATTTTTATGTAAATAAAGTGAAGCAGCCAGGCTGGACCGATAAGCAGAAACTGAATATCCTGTAAAAATGAAGGTTTTTTTCCTTCTATATGATGGCCTATAAATTGACCAATCCAGGCAATCACAAAAATACCCAATGACAATAATGCAGGGTGAATACCAATGGTTTGACTGTATTCTGCTAATTTTAAATTTCCCAAGAGCAATAAAAAACTAATTATTGCAAACCCAATAAACAAAGTAAATGATAATCTGAAATAATAAATCAGCGCAAAAATCAAAAGTAAACTTGCCCAGTTGATCCATGGTGACAATTGAAATGGAAAAGGTATTTGTATTATCAATCCCACCAAACTAAACATGATCGCTGGAATACAGATCCAATGGATTGTTTTGTTTATGTGATTTTGGTGACTTTCTCCGTAAGTATGCAGCAGGGAATCAATTTTTTTCATGGTATAAGGTCTTGATGAGTTACTTAAGTATTTAAAATCGCTATTCCCTATCGAAATCCTTGTACATCTGGAAATGCTCGATGTTTATCTCAATAAAAGAATCGCCCTCCACATGGTATTCTAACTTTTCATAAAATCTTTTGGCTACATCGCGGGCATGTAACATTATTCTGCGATAACCATTTTGTACAGCCCACGCTTCAGCAGCGTGAACCAGCATCGCTCCGATTCCTTGATTTTGAAAATCAGGATCAACTGCAACCTGCCTCATTTGAAGTATCGAGTCATCCGATTTTTTGAGAACGAGGCATCCGCGGAGTCTGTTGCATGAATCAAAAGCACCCAGGTGGATCTGGTCAAATTCGGCTTCCAGTTGAGCTTCACTAAACTGCATATTTAGAGGTTCCCTGAGTACCCTGTCCCTTAATTTTATTTCTTCGTCGTATTCGGGACTTAAATATGTAATTTCATGAATGGTATGCATAACTATTTAGGTTCCGTTTCAAATATGTAACTTGAGTAAGTCAAAGCTTCATGAAATTTATTCAAATCAATTCCGCAATTAATATTTCTCGATTGAAAAAATGAAATCATTTTTTCAGTTGGCATATTACCCGTTAAATCATCCTTGGCCATGGGGCAACCACCAAATCCTTTTATGGCTCCATCAAACTTTCGGCAACCGGAAGCATAGGCTGCTTCAAGTTTTTCCTCGTATGAGTCGGGACGCGTATGGAAATGAGCCCCGAATTCGATTTCAGGATATTTGGGAATTAAATTGGAGAATAAATACCGGATACTTTCCGGATTGGCAACTCCAATGGTATCCGATAAGGCTATTTTGTTTACTCCTAAAGATTTCAGATACTCCGTCCACTCCAAAGCGATGTCAGCATTCCAGGAATCCCCATATGGATTTCCGAATGCCATGGACAGATAAACCAGCAGTTCCTTGTCATTTGACAAACATTGATCCAGGATGACTTTTAATTGCTCAGACGACTCGGATAGATTCGCATTGGTATTTCTCATTTGAAAGGTCGGAGAAATCGAGAATGGATAGCCGACCAATCGAATTTGTTCAAAACTACAGGCAGCCACAGCTCCTCTCAAATTGGCGACAATCGCAAGAAGTTTAGTAGAACTTGATGTTAAATCCAGTTGGTTGACAATTTCCGGAGTGTCTTGCATCTGGGGAATGGCTTTCGGCGAAACAAAACTTCCGAAATCAAGTGTATCAAATTGTACCTCAAGCAGTTTTTGTAAATACTTAATTTTAAGTTCGGTAGGTACGAATGTTTTCAAGCCTTGCATGGCATCTCTGGGGCATTCGACCAATTTTATGTCCCGAATCATAGTGCAATGAACGAAATTCCATCGAAATTGCGTTAATAATACAAACGATTTCAAATTAAATAATGAATACCAATAGACAATCATGGATGCTGGTCGGCGGGTTTCTGCTTTTTGTAATTGGTCTGCTTTCGCTGATCCTCAGTCTGGTAGGAATTCAACTGCAAATCCTGCAGCCCATAGAATCTTTGGGATTTTTTTATGCCTCTCTGATAAAATTGGTATTGGTGATCACAGGATTAATTATGGCTTTTTTCAGTACATCAAATAACAAAATACTCTAATGTTTTAACGCTACATTAATAAATAATTATCTAATTTTACGTTCTTATCAATAGTTAAAGGCATGGCACAATATTATCATTACGATGCACAAAAAGTCGAGAGCGGCAACAAACGAGTAGGTTATTTAATCTCCGGCATTATTCATGCTTTACTTCTTTTGTTGATTTTATGGAGATTTTTGGAATTGCCCGTTGAAGCTCCTCAGGAATATGCGATTGAATTGCTAGGCCCTAAACCACAATATGTTGAACCCATTCAGGATCAGGACCCTGGTGGCGGGAATTCCGCAGGTCCTGAGGATACAGAACCGAAAGAAGGAGGTTCGCCTGGAAGTGAAGCTCCGGAAAGCAAAGTACCGGAGGATGCCGTGAAAGTAGAAGATAAGATTGAAGAAAAAATAGAACCCGTAAAGCCTAATCCGTTACCTACGACACCATCTCCAAAACCAGTAATCACTACCCCTACCCCTGAAGTTGTAAAAGTTGATCCTCCCAAGAAAATAGAAGTTCCGGGTCCGACCAGACCTGG includes:
- the lpdA gene encoding dihydrolipoyl dehydrogenase — protein: MQYDIIVIGAGPGGYVAAIRAAQLGKKVAIIERESLGGICLNWGCIPTKALLKSAQVFEYLLHAGDYGIETKNTKANFTSIISRSRSVADGMSKGVQFLMKKNKIQVINGTAQLAKNKSVVVTTADGKKEEFKADHIILATGGRAKQLDNIPIDGKQIIDYRKAMTLEILPAKMLIVGAGAIGVEFAYFYNALGTEVHIVEFLEQGLVPREDADISKELTKIFKKKGINTYANTSVESVQKGKTGLQVQLKSRADGKLTQIECDVVLSATGITPNTENLGLEGLGIKTDRGFILVDKDCKTNVPGIYAIGDIIPGPALAHVASAEGIHCVERICGLHSEPIDYNNIPGCTYCSPEIASVGYTEAAAKAAGYELLIGKFPFSASGKASAAGAKEGFVKVIFDKKYGELLGAHFIGMNVTEMIAEIVLARKLETTGHEILKSIHPHPTMSEAVMEATAAAYGEVIHL
- a CDS encoding DUF962 domain-containing protein, with product MKKIDSLLHTYGESHQNHINKTIHWICIPAIMFSLVGLIIQIPFPFQLSPWINWASLLLIFALIYYFRLSFTLFIGFAIISFLLLLGNLKLAEYSQTIGIHPALLSLGIFVIAWIGQFIGHHIEGKKPSFLQDIQFLLIGPAWLLHFIYIKIKLPY
- a CDS encoding GNAT family N-acetyltransferase produces the protein MHTIHEITYLSPEYDEEIKLRDRVLREPLNMQFSEAQLEAEFDQIHLGAFDSCNRLRGCLVLKKSDDSILQMRQVAVDPDFQNQGIGAMLVHAAEAWAVQNGYRRIMLHARDVAKRFYEKLEYHVEGDSFIEINIEHFQMYKDFDRE
- a CDS encoding hydroxymethylglutaryl-CoA lyase, whose protein sequence is MRDIKLVECPRDAMQGLKTFVPTELKIKYLQKLLEVQFDTLDFGSFVSPKAIPQMQDTPEIVNQLDLTSSSTKLLAIVANLRGAVAACSFEQIRLVGYPFSISPTFQMRNTNANLSESSEQLKVILDQCLSNDKELLVYLSMAFGNPYGDSWNADIALEWTEYLKSLGVNKIALSDTIGVANPESIRYLFSNLIPKYPEIEFGAHFHTRPDSYEEKLEAAYASGCRKFDGAIKGFGGCPMAKDDLTGNMPTEKMISFFQSRNINCGIDLNKFHEALTYSSYIFETEPK